Proteins found in one Hoplias malabaricus isolate fHopMal1 chromosome 17, fHopMal1.hap1, whole genome shotgun sequence genomic segment:
- the zgc:77158 gene encoding solute carrier family 45 member 3, which translates to MPGWRSHWHLVLLNLLTCGLEICVAAGITYVPPLLLEAGVEEKYMTMVLGIGPVLGLLFIPLIGSASDHCNSSYGRRRPFIWLLSLGVLLALLIIPHADVLAAHLSWGSSRSNQALQVGLLILGVGLLDFCGQVCFTPLEALLSDLYREREDCAQAFAMFSFMVSLGGCVGYLLPALDWSGGLLAYYLGGQAECLFSLLILIFVVSVLVTMKVSEEPSCRPLVPEAGLPDAGRCGPRSCCYVLQCKLKLLKSGPLLCLLRTCWFMTPAIYRSYCHIPRVMRQLCVAQLCSWMAVMSFMLFYTDFVGEGLYEGVPSAAPGTVLRQRYDEGIRMGSLGLFLQCATSTFFSLVMSRLVHVFGSRKVYLSSMVSFTISAMIICLSKSVMLVTAMSALTGFAYATLQTLPYTLTCHYHKEKEVYMQTSKTKKMHRSGLSITGEAVCLTVDDDTADLNHKSGHTNGHVFYDQEYYSSPHSQNGTPPGLGSEDYDKRGVGLDFAILDSTFLLSQVFPTLFMGMIVQFTQSVTAYIASSAIFGAVGVYFATHIIFDQKDLKG; encoded by the exons ATGCCTGGATGGAGGTCCCACTGGCATCTGGTGCTACTCAACCTGCTTACCTGTGGCCTGGAGATCTGCGTGGCGGCCGGCATCACCTACGTGCCTCCGCTGCTGCTGGAGGCTGGTGTGGAGGAGAAGTACATGACCATGGTCCTGG GTATCGGTCCCGTCCTGGGTCTACTCTTCATCCCTCTCATCGGCTCCGCCAGTGACCACTGCAACAGCAGCTATGGCCGCCGCCGGCCCTTCATCTGGTTGCTGTCGCTGGGTGTTCTCCTGGCTCTCCTTATCATCCCCCATGCAGATGTCTTGGCTGCGCACCTAAGCTGGGGCAGCAGCCGTTCAAACCAGGCCCTCCAGGTGGGCCTGCTCATCCTAGGCGTGGGCCTTCTGGACTTCTGTGGTCAGGTGTGTTTCACGCCGCTGGAGGCGCTGTTGTCTGATCTGTACCGTGAGCGAGAGGACTGCGCCCAGGCCTTCGCCATGTTCTCCTTCATGGTGAGTCTGGGCGGCTGTGTGGGCTATCTGCTGCCCGCactggactggagcggcggtCTCCTGGCCTACTATTTAGGCGGCCAGGCAGAGTGTCTCTTCtccctcctcatcctcatcttcgTCGTAAGTGTGCTGGTCACCATGAAGGTGTCGGAGGAGCCCTCGTGCAGGCCACTGGTGCCGGAGGCCGGCCTGCCAGACGCCGGACGCTGTGGCCCTCGCTCGTGCTGCTATGTGTTACAGTGTAAACTCAAGCTGCTAAAGTCTGGCCCACTGCTGTGTTTGCTCAGGACTTGCTGGTTCATGACCCCAGCTATCTACAGGAGCTACTGCCACATCCCCCGGGTCATGAGGCAGCTGTGTGTGGCTCAGCTGTGCAGCTGGATGGCGGTCATGTCCTTCATGCTGTTTTATACGGACTTTGTTGGTGAGGGACTGTACGAAGGAGTGCCCAGTGCTGCCCCAGGTACCGTGCTCCGACAGCGATACGACGAAG GCATCCGTATGGGCAGCCTGGGGCTGTTCCTACAATGTGCTACCTCAACCTTCTTCTCGCTCGTCATGAGCAGGCTGGTGCACGTGTTCGGCTCCAGGAAGGTCTACCTGAGCAGCATGGTGTCATTTACCATATCTGCGATGATCATCTGTTTGTCCAAGAGTGTGATGTTGGTCACCGCAATGTCAGCCCTCACTGGGTTTGCCTACGCCACGCTGCAGACCCTGCCATACACCCTCACCTGCCACTATCACAAAGAGAAAGAG GTCTACATGCAAACGAGCAAAACCAAAAAGATGCACAGGAGTGGACTGAGCATCACTGGCGAGGCTGTATGTCTCACAGTAGACGACGACACTGCCGATCTGAACCACAAGAGCGGCCACACCAACGGCCATGTGTTTTACGACCAGGAATACTACTCCTCCCCGCACAGTCAGAATGGTACACCCCCTGGTCTGGGATCTGAGGATTATGACAAAAGGGGAGTGGGCTTGGATTTTGCCATTCTTGATAGCACCTTCCTGCTCTCTCAGGTCTTCCCAACTCTCTTCATGGGCATGATCGTCCAGTTCACACAGTCCGTCACTGCCTACATCGCCTCCTCTGCTATCTTCGGTGCAGTCGGAGTCTATTTCGCCACACACATCATTTTTGACCAAAAGGATCTAAAAGGCTAA
- the tigara gene encoding probable fructose-2,6-bisphosphatase TIGAR A, translating to MLSFGLTIVRHGETQYNKDGLLQGQGIDSSLSEVGIRQAEAAGCYLQDVPFTNVFTSDMKRAKETAEIIVRMNRTCNGVDIDIHPTLKERSFGVAEGGRVEDMKNMAKAAGLSIPEYTPPEGETVDQVKARISAFLTAMFQKMAQDHQDKICLDKEKQLAETDGPLPGHPDDGVLDVPAHALVVTHGAYMRVVVRYFVEDLACSVPLDSDMTQVFSACSNTGMCRFIVTLKFSESDIKLSAMKCVFVNRQDHLKKEDS from the exons ATGCTCTCTTTTGGTTTAACGATAGTCAGACA TGGTGAGACGCAGTACAACAAGGATGGACTGCTTCAAG ggCAGGGGATAGACTCTTCTTTATCTGAAGTTGGGATACGACAAGCAGAAGCTGCAGGATGCTACCTACAGGATGTGCCGTTCACAAACGTTTTTACCAGTGACATGAAACGTGCCAAAGAG ACTGCTGAAATAATTGTCAGGATGAACAGGACCTGCAATGGTGTAGACATTGATATACATCCGACGCTTAAAGAGAGG AGCTTTGGTGTTGCTGAAGGAGGTCGTGTGGAGGACATGAAGAACATGGCTAAGGCGGCAGGCCTGTCAATCCCAGAATACACTCCACCAGAGGGAGAGACAGTGGATCAG GTGAAAGCAAGGATCAGCGCGTTCCTTACAGCCATGTTCCAGAAGATGGCACAAGACCATCAAGACAAAATCTGCCTGGACAAGGAGAAGCAGCTGGCCGAAACAGACGGACCTCTTCCAGGTCACCCAGACGATGGTGTCCTAGACGTTCCTGCTCATGCCCTCGTGGTAACCCACGGTGCCTACATGCGGGTGGTGGTCAGGTATTTTGTCGAGGACCTGGCATGCTCAGTGCCCCTCGATTCAGACATGACTCAGGTGTTCTCAGCCTGCTCCAACACAGGAATGTGCAGATTCATCGTGACTCTGAAATTTAGCGAAAGTGACATTAAGCTTTCGGcaatgaagtgtgtgtttgtcaacCGACAAGACCACCTCAAAAAAGAGGACAGTTAA
- the fgf6a gene encoding fibroblast growth factor 6a, whose amino-acid sequence MSRESSSSSSTSAVATAASSSASVLALLLLGVVIGAARSYPVNATAAEVKTVVVASLPRVGWERDYLLGVKRVRRLYCNTGIGFHLQVLPDGTVNGAHDENQYSLIEISAVDRGVVSLYGVKSQRFVAMNRRGRLYGTRVFHDECKFKETLLPNNYNAYESSIYKGFYIALSKHGRPKRGYKATPAMTVTHFLPRL is encoded by the exons ATGTCCCGcgagagcagcagcagcagcagcacctccGCCGTCGCCACCGCCGCCTCCTCCTCCGCGTCCGTCCTCGCGCTCCTGCTCCTGGGCGTCGTGATCGGCGCCGCGCGCTCCTACCCGGTCAACGCGACGGCGGCTGAAGTGAAGACCGTCGTCGTCGCGTCGCTCCCGCGCGTCGGCTGGGAGAGGGACTATCTGCTGGGCGTGAAGCGGGTGCGGAGGCTCTACTGCAACACGGGCATCGGGTTTCACCTGCAGGTGCTCCCGGACGGCACGGTCAACGGCGCGCACGACGAGAACCAGTACA GTCTCATTGAGATCTCGGCGGTGGACAGAGGAGTGGTCAGTCTCTATGGGGTGAAAAGCCAGCGCTTTGTGGCGATGAACAGAAGAGGAAGGTTATACGGAACG AGAGTCTTCCACGATGAGTGCAAGTTCAAGGAGACATTGCTTCCCAACAACTACAACGCCTACGAGTCTTCCATATACAAGGGCTTTTACATTGCCCTGAGCAAACATGGCCGTCCAAAAAGAGGCTACAAGGCTACGCCAGCTATGACTGTCACGCATTTCCTTCCTCGGTTATGA